In the Bacillus shivajii genome, one interval contains:
- the yhfH gene encoding protein YhfH has protein sequence MLIPSTEFFKNLPPKECAKCGDKIEEMHDCYSHECEDCEKEFH, from the coding sequence ATGTTAATACCTAGTACTGAGTTCTTTAAAAATTTACCGCCAAAAGAATGTGCAAAGTGCGGGGATAAGATTGAAGAGATGCATGATTGTTATTCCCACGAGTGTGAAGATTGCGAAAAAGAATTTCATTAA
- a CDS encoding ABC transporter ATP-binding protein: protein MMTPTIKLNNVTKRYGRQDGIDFVDLSLEGNGIIGLVGPNGSGKSTLLKLISGFIRPTNGTVHVMGQKVTRNTAHSIAYLAEIDSLYDFQTVSQLVQFCHGAILDFSLEKAENMLDGLKVNKTKKIKHLSKGNRARVKIAMTLARDVPIYVMDEPLSGLDPIVREDILRLIVANVEVERQMLILSTHEVKEVEPFLDHIICMNEGSVALDTNVEQLKEERGIGLVDVMKEVLS from the coding sequence ATGATGACGCCAACGATTAAGTTGAACAACGTAACAAAAAGATATGGTAGACAGGATGGGATTGATTTTGTTGATTTATCATTAGAAGGAAATGGTATCATCGGATTAGTTGGACCAAACGGAAGTGGCAAGTCAACACTCTTAAAGCTTATTTCTGGATTCATTCGACCGACCAATGGGACTGTTCATGTCATGGGGCAGAAAGTAACAAGGAACACCGCTCATTCAATCGCATATTTAGCAGAGATTGATTCGTTGTATGACTTCCAAACCGTCTCTCAGCTTGTGCAATTTTGTCATGGAGCAATCCTAGACTTTTCCTTAGAGAAAGCGGAAAACATGTTAGACGGTTTAAAGGTTAATAAAACGAAAAAAATTAAACATTTATCCAAAGGAAATCGCGCACGTGTGAAAATTGCTATGACTCTAGCACGAGATGTTCCGATCTATGTCATGGATGAACCGTTATCTGGGTTGGACCCAATTGTTAGAGAAGACATTTTGAGGCTAATTGTGGCAAACGTTGAAGTGGAGAGACAAATGCTTATTCTATCAACACATGAAGTAAAAGAAGTCGAACCGTTTCTCGATCATATTATCTGTATGAATGAAGGTTCTGTTGCATTGGATACAAATGTTGAACAGCTTAAAGAAGAACGAGGAATCGGACTCGTTGATGTAATGAAGGAGGTGCTTTCTTAA
- a CDS encoding C40 family peptidase yields MAELKAHKGKVILTSVVTSAALAPILVNSGAVEDSEQLRLTETELLKPTANLDHLNKQSLFVIPSVDHQANSANKKIENKQTRQLTLVPRKVSLISREISNEDKERLIQNGKLNDESLETVIESPWPKDTLLSIGNRGEKVETLQEHLHEGGYYVASIDGIYGEKTKEAITQYQKDHGLKIDGIAGKETIKHLIGIKKTITVSSDQMNPSNNSVFIPEQNQHLPEVYTLSVADVQTQEQDTEIERDYYQFGDKGESIETLQTKLQKAGYYNGGIDGHFGSLTQQAVRALQREQGLAVDGLAGNEVKDFLATNNLKQIKEERLANSSSSSNQTNATEDTSSNTETSNNQPSPASGSIEAIISNAQQLIGSPYLWGGTSPSGFDCSGFLVYVYEANGTSLPRTVSDIWNASTQVSSPQRGDFVFFETYTSGPSHAGIYLGDGNFIHTGTSTGVTISNLSESYWSSRYLGAKRY; encoded by the coding sequence ATGGCTGAACTGAAGGCCCATAAAGGAAAAGTGATTTTGACATCAGTTGTGACTAGTGCAGCTTTAGCTCCTATTCTGGTAAATTCTGGCGCTGTTGAAGACTCAGAGCAACTCAGATTAACTGAAACTGAACTATTAAAGCCCACAGCAAACCTTGATCATCTGAATAAACAAAGTTTGTTTGTCATCCCTTCTGTTGATCATCAAGCAAATAGCGCTAATAAAAAGATAGAGAATAAACAAACTCGTCAACTAACACTCGTTCCAAGGAAAGTATCACTAATTAGTCGTGAAATCTCAAATGAAGATAAAGAACGATTGATTCAGAACGGAAAATTAAATGATGAAAGCTTGGAAACAGTAATTGAATCACCTTGGCCAAAGGATACACTTTTATCTATTGGTAATCGAGGAGAAAAGGTTGAAACCCTTCAAGAACACTTACATGAAGGTGGTTATTACGTTGCTTCAATTGACGGAATATACGGAGAGAAAACAAAGGAAGCAATCACTCAATACCAGAAGGATCACGGATTAAAAATTGATGGAATTGCTGGTAAAGAAACGATCAAACATTTGATAGGAATAAAGAAAACAATAACCGTTAGTTCAGATCAAATGAACCCTAGCAATAATTCAGTTTTTATACCCGAACAAAATCAACACCTTCCAGAAGTATATACACTATCTGTAGCTGACGTTCAAACCCAAGAACAAGATACCGAGATTGAACGAGATTATTATCAATTCGGAGATAAAGGAGAAAGCATCGAAACTCTTCAAACAAAATTACAAAAAGCCGGTTATTACAATGGTGGGATTGATGGACATTTCGGTAGTCTTACCCAACAAGCTGTAAGAGCACTCCAACGTGAACAAGGCTTAGCTGTTGATGGATTAGCAGGGAACGAGGTAAAGGATTTCTTAGCAACGAACAACTTAAAACAAATTAAAGAAGAACGACTAGCGAATTCTTCTTCTTCATCAAATCAAACGAATGCTACAGAAGACACGTCTTCAAATACAGAAACATCAAATAACCAGCCATCACCTGCTTCTGGTTCAATAGAAGCAATTATATCAAATGCCCAACAATTAATAGGCTCTCCTTATCTATGGGGCGGTACATCACCATCAGGATTTGATTGTAGTGGATTTCTCGTTTATGTATATGAAGCAAACGGTACTTCACTTCCTCGAACAGTAAGTGATATTTGGAATGCAAGTACGCAAGTTTCTTCTCCTCAACGTGGTGACTTTGTCTTTTTCGAAACGTATACGAGTGGACCGTCACATGCAGGCATTTATCTAGGGGATGGTAATTTCATCCACACTGGGACATCTACAGGGGTCACCATCTCTAATCTAAGCGAAAGCTATTGGAGTTCACGCTATTTAGGAGCCAAAAGGTACTAA
- a CDS encoding HD domain-containing protein — protein sequence MKKLINEVEIRVQNFFEGDATGHDWFHTDRVRKNAVHIAREEGADEFVCEMAALLHDVADDKFHQSEEEGFKLVEEWLLEWGVESSQREMIIQSIETVSYKGGNNKPPERLEGEVVQDADRIDAIGAIGVARTFMFAGAYGDSMYVPDLEVRDNMTKEEYRNKRSSAIHHFYEKLLKLKGGMKTKTGQKIAEKRHQYLEDFLTQFLEEWEGRR from the coding sequence GTGAAAAAACTGATCAATGAAGTAGAGATAAGAGTACAGAATTTTTTTGAAGGGGATGCTACCGGACATGACTGGTTCCATACAGACCGAGTTCGGAAAAATGCTGTACATATTGCAAGAGAAGAGGGGGCTGATGAATTCGTTTGTGAAATGGCTGCCTTATTACATGATGTAGCTGATGATAAATTTCATCAGAGTGAAGAGGAAGGGTTTAAATTAGTAGAAGAGTGGCTCTTAGAATGGGGAGTTGAATCTAGCCAGAGGGAGATGATTATTCAATCGATCGAAACGGTTTCGTATAAAGGTGGAAATAATAAACCGCCTGAACGTCTTGAGGGAGAAGTTGTCCAAGATGCCGATCGAATTGATGCAATAGGAGCAATAGGAGTGGCGAGAACGTTTATGTTTGCAGGAGCATATGGAGATTCAATGTATGTCCCAGACCTTGAGGTGAGAGACAACATGACGAAAGAAGAATATCGGAATAAACGATCATCAGCCATCCATCATTTTTATGAAAAACTTTTAAAATTAAAAGGTGGTATGAAAACAAAAACAGGACAAAAGATCGCAGAGAAGAGACATCAATATTTAGAAGATTTCTTAACTCAATTTTTGGAAGAATGGGAAGGTAGGCGGTAA
- a CDS encoding type 1 glutamine amidotransferase domain-containing protein: MNLKEKKVLSVVDHEFEDLELLYPHLRLQEEGAITHIAGKKADVEYIGKYGVPVKPDYCFDQVNIEEYDALLVPGGWAPDKLRRYDEVLEMVKYMNEQKRVIGQICHAGWVLISANILHGKKVTSTPGIKDDMINAGAEWHNEEVIVDGHIISSRRPPDLPAYGKALADALKNKG; the protein is encoded by the coding sequence GTGAACTTGAAGGAAAAGAAAGTGTTATCAGTCGTAGATCATGAATTTGAAGATTTAGAACTTCTCTATCCACATCTTCGTTTACAGGAAGAAGGAGCAATCACTCATATTGCTGGAAAAAAAGCAGATGTGGAGTATATTGGAAAGTATGGTGTACCAGTGAAACCGGACTACTGTTTTGATCAAGTGAATATAGAGGAATATGATGCGTTACTTGTACCAGGAGGTTGGGCACCTGATAAATTGAGAAGGTACGATGAAGTACTAGAAATGGTAAAATATATGAATGAGCAAAAACGGGTAATCGGACAAATATGTCACGCTGGTTGGGTACTTATTTCTGCAAATATTTTACATGGGAAAAAAGTAACTTCAACTCCAGGAATAAAAGATGATATGATAAATGCAGGTGCTGAATGGCACAATGAAGAAGTAATTGTAGATGGGCATATAATATCAAGTAGACGTCCGCCTGACCTACCTGCATACGGAAAAGCTTTAGCTGATGCATTAAAAAATAAGGGATAA
- a CDS encoding 2-oxoacid:acceptor oxidoreductase family protein translates to MSNLPKKNDLGFFEIRLESIGGLGANLAGKMLAEAGVLGLGLNGSNFSSYGSEKKGSPVKSFVRFCDPDVEIRDHSPIEQPHVIGVFHEALYKMVDVVSGLDGDGIVLVNTNRNFDEVKNDLKLEYGTLAVVDALNIANEEKTKVNTAMLGALYRILDFLDPEEMKSVIRKTFEKKYPHFVEPNLRTFERGYMEVEFKKYESPANVINKEFTRVQPRLGYETQVIGGIITAQANSVEKDLSGSRLGFIPSFNQESCINCAACDTVCPDYCFVWKEGEDKRGRKQMFLQGIDYQYCKGCLKCIDACPTDALQDMEEMLGYTEKHSVKQHHHLISGGVR, encoded by the coding sequence ATGTCTAATTTACCAAAAAAGAACGATCTTGGCTTTTTCGAGATTCGTCTTGAATCGATTGGAGGTCTTGGTGCAAACTTAGCAGGAAAAATGCTTGCAGAAGCTGGTGTACTAGGACTCGGTTTAAACGGCTCAAATTTCTCATCATATGGTTCAGAGAAAAAAGGGTCTCCTGTAAAATCATTCGTTCGCTTTTGCGATCCTGACGTAGAAATCCGCGATCATTCACCGATCGAACAACCACATGTTATCGGTGTTTTCCATGAAGCATTATATAAGATGGTTGATGTAGTGAGCGGTTTAGATGGTGATGGAATTGTATTAGTAAACACGAATCGAAATTTTGATGAAGTAAAGAACGATTTAAAACTTGAATACGGAACATTAGCAGTCGTTGATGCATTAAACATCGCTAACGAAGAAAAGACAAAAGTAAATACCGCAATGCTAGGAGCTCTATACCGTATTCTTGACTTTTTAGACCCTGAAGAAATGAAAAGCGTCATTAGAAAAACATTTGAAAAAAAATATCCTCACTTCGTAGAACCTAACCTTCGTACATTTGAACGTGGTTATATGGAAGTAGAATTCAAAAAATATGAATCACCTGCAAACGTTATCAATAAAGAATTTACCCGCGTTCAACCTCGTTTAGGGTATGAAACGCAAGTCATTGGCGGTATCATTACAGCCCAAGCAAATAGTGTAGAAAAAGATTTAAGCGGCTCCAGACTCGGATTTATCCCTTCCTTTAATCAAGAGTCATGTATAAATTGCGCAGCGTGTGATACAGTCTGCCCTGATTATTGCTTCGTTTGGAAAGAAGGCGAAGATAAACGAGGCAGAAAGCAAATGTTCTTACAAGGAATTGATTATCAATATTGTAAAGGTTGCTTAAAGTGTATTGATGCTTGTCCTACAGATGCATTACAAGATATGGAAGAGATGCTCGGATATACAGAGAAGCATAGTGTAAAACAACATCATCATCTAATTTCTGGAGGTGTAAGGTAA
- a CDS encoding DUF3891 family protein encodes MIVREREHSFILIEQHKHALISGEFSKVWKIDYFFQEDRREDVNVAIAQHDISWVPLDDFPIYLSDEKKPASFTEYPLTEKIKAYKRGVDHIQDINSYAAYLISMHYTSFFEGKKDLRGVEFKKLEMKRQKKLKKQLQDINDQTVKYHFDLLQFCDDLSLYLCMNEWGITKEKELSWFKDGFRQRFLPLNHKKIYAKWCGEHEVELEPFPFHGDELEIVVPYKELPKNRVIEDLREVYHNEETKYHKVVVRSKSNERLSI; translated from the coding sequence ATGATTGTTAGAGAAAGGGAGCATTCATTTATTTTAATAGAGCAACATAAACATGCGCTTATTTCGGGAGAGTTTTCGAAAGTATGGAAAATTGATTACTTTTTTCAGGAAGATAGGCGAGAAGATGTTAATGTGGCGATTGCACAACATGATATAAGTTGGGTGCCATTAGATGATTTTCCTATATATTTGTCAGATGAGAAAAAGCCAGCCTCTTTTACAGAATATCCTCTTACTGAAAAAATTAAGGCATACAAACGAGGTGTTGACCACATACAAGATATAAACTCGTACGCTGCATATTTAATTAGTATGCATTATACAAGCTTTTTCGAAGGGAAGAAGGATTTGCGTGGGGTAGAGTTTAAAAAGTTAGAAATGAAACGACAAAAGAAGTTAAAAAAACAATTACAAGATATAAATGATCAGACCGTGAAATACCATTTTGATTTACTTCAATTTTGTGATGACCTGTCACTTTATTTATGTATGAATGAATGGGGAATAACTAAAGAAAAAGAACTATCTTGGTTTAAAGATGGTTTTAGGCAACGATTTTTACCATTAAATCATAAAAAAATTTATGCTAAATGGTGTGGTGAGCATGAAGTTGAACTTGAGCCATTTCCGTTTCATGGAGATGAGCTTGAAATTGTTGTGCCATATAAGGAACTACCTAAAAATAGAGTGATTGAGGATTTACGAGAAGTATATCATAATGAAGAAACGAAATATCATAAAGTCGTTGTCAGAAGTAAAAGCAATGAGAGATTATCAATTTAA
- a CDS encoding GntR family transcriptional regulator, producing the protein MALQFDNDRPIYIQLMEHIYGKICRSEWKPGEKLPSVRETAIEAGVNPNTVSRAYMEMERESVVESKRGQGTFVTEDGKVIESLKITTAEKQINAFLLAMGKIGLSKEETVELVKKQIEREKAGETQNDDAND; encoded by the coding sequence GTGGCATTACAATTTGATAATGACAGACCAATCTATATTCAATTAATGGAGCATATTTACGGAAAAATCTGTAGATCAGAGTGGAAACCAGGTGAGAAACTACCCTCAGTTCGTGAGACGGCCATTGAGGCAGGTGTGAATCCAAATACCGTTTCAAGAGCTTATATGGAGATGGAGCGAGAGAGTGTCGTTGAATCAAAAAGAGGGCAAGGGACGTTCGTTACTGAGGATGGAAAGGTCATTGAATCATTGAAAATAACAACTGCAGAGAAACAAATCAATGCGTTTTTATTAGCAATGGGCAAAATTGGTTTATCGAAAGAGGAAACGGTAGAACTAGTGAAGAAACAAATCGAGCGTGAAAAGGCAGGGGAAACACAGAATGATGACGCCAACGATTAA
- a CDS encoding ABC transporter ATP-binding protein, with protein sequence MNAAIELKNLSKVINNKPIIKDVSLSVYPGEVFGFLGPNGAGKTTTIRIITGLMKASKGSVEIGGINLNTHFEKAISQIGAVVETPEMYGYLTGYENLKHYKRMTKAVTDERMNEVIALVGLTSRIHEKVHTYSLGMKQRLGLAQALLHKPKVLILDEPTNGLDPAGIREIRDYLRNLAVKEKIAIIVSSHLLSEMEKMCDRIAVIQQGEIIKVEHVESFVKSTNEQWEVEVAQVEKAIKLIKDHCKYEVKSSGEGFIVEVKKQEIPTLIKRLVEQNISIYEVKKRENQTLEDQFLHLTGGSRDESV encoded by the coding sequence ATGAATGCTGCAATTGAGTTAAAGAATTTATCCAAAGTGATTAACAACAAACCGATTATTAAAGATGTATCGTTATCTGTATATCCGGGTGAAGTATTCGGCTTTTTAGGGCCGAACGGAGCAGGAAAAACAACGACAATACGCATTATCACTGGCTTAATGAAAGCTTCGAAAGGAAGTGTTGAGATCGGTGGAATAAATTTAAACACTCATTTTGAAAAGGCGATTAGTCAAATTGGTGCGGTTGTTGAAACTCCAGAAATGTACGGTTATTTAACAGGATACGAAAACTTAAAGCACTACAAAAGAATGACAAAAGCAGTAACAGATGAGCGGATGAACGAAGTGATCGCATTAGTTGGATTAACGAGTAGAATTCATGAAAAAGTTCACACGTACTCTCTCGGTATGAAGCAAAGACTAGGTCTTGCACAAGCGTTACTCCATAAACCGAAAGTATTGATTCTCGATGAACCAACGAATGGACTTGACCCTGCTGGGATTAGAGAGATAAGAGATTATTTACGAAATTTAGCTGTGAAAGAAAAGATTGCGATCATTGTCTCTAGTCATCTACTATCTGAGATGGAAAAAATGTGCGATCGGATTGCAGTGATTCAACAAGGAGAAATCATTAAAGTTGAACATGTCGAAAGTTTTGTGAAGAGTACAAATGAACAATGGGAAGTAGAAGTGGCTCAAGTTGAAAAAGCGATTAAGTTGATAAAAGATCATTGTAAATATGAGGTGAAAAGTTCGGGGGAAGGTTTCATAGTCGAGGTGAAAAAACAAGAAATCCCAACGCTCATTAAAAGGTTAGTCGAACAAAATATTTCTATTTATGAAGTGAAGAAAAGAGAAAACCAAACGTTAGAAGATCAATTTTTACATTTGACAGGGGGAAGCCGTGATGAATCAGTTTAA
- a CDS encoding thiamine pyrophosphate-dependent enzyme yields the protein MSMTEDKLTETKNLPEQITTFESGNEMAATAAAQINYHLMGYFPITPSTEVAQYLDLMKAKGMHDIELVAADGEHGSAGICFGAATTGARVFNATSANGFLYMIEQLPVQSGLRFPMVMNLATRAVSGPLDIRGDHSDLYYGLNTGWIILTARTPQAVYDMNIMALRISEHEDVRLPVIVAYDGFYTSHQKRKVEYFKNREAVQQFVGEAPKNFPKSIDKDHPVTIGAHMNGDDLLNNHFQHSEAMSRAYDVYKEISTEYEAVSGRTYNTLDLYRMEDAEVALFLLNSAAVSSKDVVDRLRKQGIKAGVISPNIIRPFPIKDIQDALRNVKAVLVGERADSYGAQGGNLTHEVKSALQEDRNNDTIVLSRIFGLGGKDFYADDAEEFFQLAIDADKSGYAEKPFDYYGHQAGKKELALEPVTEPMTGDTYKTGLIKVTQDEETNKLNVRIPPLRQLTTKPKRFASGHGACPGCGIFPGLELFFKGIEGDAVILFQTGCGYVVTSAYPHSSHKQTLIHNLFQNGPATLSGTVEAFFEMKERGEIDIDDDFTFVMITGDGGMDIGMGSAIGTALRNHKMIILEYDNEGYMNTGSQMSYSTPIGHMTSTTNVGKEKPGKAFHHKDTAQIMAATNIPYVFTGTEAFPQDLIKKAAKAQWYAQNEGLAYGKLLITCPLNWKSADRDGEKIMEAAVNSCFFPLYEIEHGETKITHNPEAKKKRIELADWLKYMGKTKHLLKEENKYVLERFEQEVERRWNTLKVKDETPLL from the coding sequence ATGTCAATGACAGAAGATAAACTAACAGAAACAAAGAATTTACCTGAACAGATTACGACTTTCGAATCTGGTAATGAAATGGCAGCAACCGCTGCTGCACAAATAAATTATCATCTTATGGGTTATTTTCCAATCACCCCTTCTACTGAAGTTGCTCAATATTTAGATTTAATGAAGGCAAAAGGAATGCACGATATTGAATTAGTCGCAGCGGACGGTGAACACGGTTCAGCTGGAATATGCTTTGGTGCGGCGACAACTGGTGCGCGAGTTTTTAACGCAACAAGTGCAAACGGCTTCTTATATATGATCGAACAACTTCCTGTTCAATCTGGCCTTCGTTTTCCAATGGTTATGAACCTTGCTACACGGGCAGTTAGTGGTCCTCTTGATATTCGCGGCGACCATTCTGATTTATATTACGGATTAAATACAGGTTGGATCATTTTAACAGCGAGAACACCACAAGCAGTATATGACATGAACATTATGGCCTTAAGAATATCTGAACATGAAGATGTAAGGCTACCTGTTATTGTGGCATACGACGGCTTTTACACATCTCACCAGAAGCGAAAAGTTGAATATTTCAAAAACCGCGAAGCTGTTCAGCAGTTTGTTGGGGAAGCACCGAAAAACTTTCCAAAGTCCATTGATAAAGATCACCCTGTAACAATCGGGGCTCACATGAATGGTGACGACTTATTAAATAACCATTTCCAACATTCTGAAGCAATGTCTCGCGCTTACGATGTATACAAAGAGATTAGCACTGAATATGAAGCAGTATCTGGAAGAACGTATAACACGTTAGACTTATATCGCATGGAAGATGCTGAAGTTGCCCTTTTCCTTCTTAACTCAGCAGCAGTGTCTTCCAAAGATGTTGTTGATCGTTTACGCAAACAAGGAATCAAAGCCGGAGTTATTAGTCCAAATATTATTCGTCCTTTCCCGATTAAAGATATTCAAGATGCGTTAAGAAATGTAAAGGCTGTGCTTGTTGGTGAAAGAGCTGATTCATACGGTGCACAAGGTGGAAACTTAACTCATGAAGTAAAGTCTGCTCTCCAAGAAGACCGTAACAACGATACAATTGTCTTAAGTCGTATTTTCGGTCTAGGCGGGAAAGACTTTTATGCTGACGATGCAGAGGAGTTCTTCCAACTCGCAATTGATGCTGATAAGTCAGGTTACGCCGAAAAACCTTTCGACTATTACGGACACCAAGCAGGAAAGAAAGAACTTGCATTAGAACCAGTTACAGAGCCGATGACTGGTGATACGTATAAGACAGGTTTAATTAAAGTGACACAAGACGAAGAAACCAACAAATTAAACGTTCGTATCCCGCCATTACGACAACTAACAACTAAGCCAAAAAGATTTGCCTCAGGTCATGGCGCGTGTCCAGGCTGTGGAATCTTCCCTGGTCTTGAGTTATTTTTTAAGGGGATCGAAGGAGATGCCGTTATCTTATTCCAAACAGGATGTGGTTACGTTGTAACGAGTGCGTACCCTCACTCTTCTCACAAACAAACGCTCATCCATAACCTTTTCCAAAACGGACCAGCGACGTTATCCGGGACTGTAGAAGCGTTCTTTGAAATGAAAGAACGTGGCGAAATTGATATTGATGATGACTTTACGTTTGTGATGATAACCGGTGACGGTGGTATGGATATCGGTATGGGCTCTGCTATTGGAACAGCACTTCGAAACCATAAAATGATCATTCTTGAATATGATAATGAAGGTTATATGAATACAGGCTCACAAATGTCTTATTCAACACCGATTGGCCATATGACAAGTACGACAAACGTAGGTAAAGAAAAACCAGGTAAAGCCTTCCACCATAAAGATACAGCGCAAATTATGGCAGCAACAAACATCCCTTATGTCTTTACGGGTACAGAAGCTTTCCCACAAGACTTAATTAAAAAAGCCGCTAAAGCACAATGGTATGCACAAAACGAAGGGCTTGCGTACGGTAAGCTTCTGATTACTTGTCCATTAAACTGGAAGTCTGCTGATCGTGATGGAGAAAAAATTATGGAAGCCGCTGTTAACTCTTGCTTCTTCCCTCTTTACGAGATAGAACATGGAGAAACAAAAATTACGCACAATCCAGAAGCTAAAAAGAAGCGTATTGAGTTAGCAGATTGGCTAAAATATATGGGGAAAACGAAGCACTTATTAAAAGAAGAAAATAAATACGTATTGGAACGATTTGAACAAGAAGTAGAAAGACGTTGGAATACACTAAAAGTAAAAGATGAAACACCTCTTTTATAA
- a CDS encoding ABC transporter permease subunit, with protein sequence MNQFNGLIQNESMKIFKKTGTKVMFLILAALIVIVGLFMRFLVEQPQANEEYWNDHLKAETMVIEERLLEPNLSPIEKEQLEKQKLVNNYHLENEIEPLSNNGFWQFLISNGQLVHFITMFTVIVAAGIVATEHATGTIKLLLIRPVQRWKVLLSKWVSVMYFSLTMLLALLFISIIVGIVMYPTDLSGARWVEFVGGEIRDWHVVQYVFTIYGLNFVELIMMTTFAFMIGTVFRNQSLAIGLSLVLLFTGGQVVFLLSQYEWMKYVLFANTYFMQYIEQSPLIEGMTPVFSILMLTIYFAIFLFVSIVTFTLRDVAE encoded by the coding sequence ATGAATCAGTTTAATGGACTTATCCAAAATGAATCAATGAAAATCTTTAAGAAAACAGGAACGAAAGTAATGTTTCTCATTCTTGCAGCACTTATTGTTATAGTAGGATTGTTTATGAGATTTTTAGTAGAACAGCCGCAGGCGAATGAAGAATATTGGAATGATCATCTTAAAGCTGAAACAATGGTCATTGAAGAACGGTTATTAGAACCAAACTTATCCCCTATAGAAAAGGAACAGTTAGAAAAACAAAAATTAGTTAATAACTATCATTTAGAAAATGAGATTGAGCCACTTTCAAATAATGGCTTCTGGCAATTTCTAATTTCTAACGGACAGCTCGTACATTTTATTACGATGTTTACCGTTATTGTAGCAGCGGGTATTGTCGCGACTGAGCACGCTACAGGAACGATCAAACTATTATTAATTCGTCCAGTACAAAGGTGGAAAGTATTACTTTCCAAATGGGTGTCTGTGATGTATTTTTCTTTAACGATGCTACTAGCACTCTTATTTATTTCAATCATCGTCGGTATTGTGATGTATCCTACTGACCTAAGTGGTGCAAGGTGGGTTGAATTTGTTGGGGGAGAAATTCGTGACTGGCATGTTGTACAATATGTTTTCACGATTTATGGTCTTAACTTTGTAGAGTTAATAATGATGACGACATTTGCATTTATGATTGGTACAGTTTTTCGTAACCAGTCATTAGCGATAGGTTTATCACTTGTTTTGTTATTTACAGGTGGACAAGTAGTTTTCTTACTAAGCCAATATGAATGGATGAAATATGTTTTATTTGCGAACACATATTTCATGCAATATATAGAACAGTCCCCGCTCATAGAAGGAATGACGCCGGTCTTTTCTATACTAATGTTAACCATTTATTTTGCTATTTTCTTATTTGTTTCGATCGTTACATTTACACTAAGAGATGTTGCTGAATAA